A region of Vitis vinifera cultivar Pinot Noir 40024 chromosome 13, ASM3070453v1 DNA encodes the following proteins:
- the LOC100251255 gene encoding uncharacterized protein LOC100251255, translating into MENPNEQGSVDDRKIYVSDAVEEYGGEDLENSPSVESAVIGSGGSSSVSPANGGSDGEIGLTERLTDILVEDGDGDLLLQRSNRETRVLQWLQALDLQVMGACRADERLKPLLKLNVSNGVAEDRLLDHLIQHFDAAEVGKLARCLCIPLVSIRVGKIIKQGTLLCPTATRGNLNLTLLPTSEMRIAFIGDDGYTERLSTLSSISQCSAVAIEEIPADNSGRSFLIKIPDCEVLYFWCSEKSKLLGIELLAKMKDLLKRKPSLAELTGISESRLDCFATHLRAYLVGSSMGNARARPSNSPSSSMDTIADPSELGQNAQFLPSLSKPSRSRHNSSQAVKPNSLYQCSLSPRPSSFKEGLPRNLSSLRNAAREKFKRRGESHFSAVDNLPIASCITMDAPSSNSTEKDKLPEVVGTYPFSESDFLESLGKSAAAPLISPSSQIPSIGSSLFAPYYCWCPPRASSLQYTVAPSQLPIIPAESLSLPPLSSLLPASRSSNLLRPTPSLNVSGVPSVDFPAFLPDPLVRLPFSMASSQQIATFTPLMCDPIVHIPVIDVCSSGQGYLVSAGPTISTTIPPLHPKLVNPLIPETESAVEKGARETLRLLINSSSQNNPQLMDVLPAVLTNADEKHSLLVVGSRGLYNGTRDVDAIANSIVGMSLVSLSGRSIGSSVMRSGDLGSQAEHAVGSFESCLDDQEGPYFPELREEKE; encoded by the exons ATGGAAAACCCTAACGAACAAGGATCTGTTGATGATCGCAAGATCTATGTGTCCGATGCAGTGGAGGAATACGGCGGTGAGGATCTTGAGAATTCACCGTCCGTTGAATCCGCTGTTATTGGATCTGGTGGGAGTTCTAGCGTTTCTCCGGCGAACGGTGGTTCTGATGGTGAGATTGGTCTCACGGAGCGATTAACCGATATTCTGGTAGAAGACGGGGATGGAGATCTGTTGCTTCAGCGTAGCAATCGAGAAACTAGGGTTTTGCAGTGGTTGCAGGCTCTGGATTTGCAAGTCATGGGGGCGTGTCGTGCTGATGAGAGACTGAAGCCTTTGTTGAAACTGAATGTCTCTAATGGTGTTGCTGAAGATCGCCTTTTAGATCATCTAATTCAG CACTTCGATGCGGCAGAAGTTGGTAAACTAGCAAGGTGCTTGTGTATTCCTCTGGTTTCAATTCGCGTTGGAAAGATCATTAAGCAAGGGACCCTCCTGTGCCCAACTGCTACAAG GGGAAACCTAAATCTCACACTTCTGCCGACATCTGAAATGCGCATTGCATTCATTGGGGATGATGGTTACACAGAGAGGCTGTCTACCTTAAGTAGTATTTCCCAGTGCTCTGCTGTTGCAATTGAAGAAATACCTGCAGACAATTCTGGAAGATCTTTCCTCATAAAGATCCCAGATTGTGAGGTTCTCTATTTTTGGTGCTCTGAAAAGTCAAAGCTCCTGGGCATAGAATTGCTTGCAAAG ATGAAGGATTTACTCAAGAGGAAGCCATCTTTAGCTGAATTAACTGGAATCAGTGAGTCACGTCTTGACTGCTTTGCGACCCACCTCCGTGCCTACCTTGTTGGGTCATCCATGGGCAATGCTCGAGCAAGGCCATCCAATTCGCCATCCTCTTCAATGGATACCATAGCTGATCCTTCTGAACTAGGTCAAAATGCTCAATTTTTGCCCTCATTGTCAAAGCCTTCACGGTCTCGACACAACAGCAGTCAAGCAGTTAAACCAAATTCACTCTATCAATGTAGCCTGAGTCCAAGGCCAAGTTCCTTTAAAGAGGGTCTGCCTAGGAACTTATCATCCTTGAGAAATGCTGCCAGAGAGAAGTTTAAACGGCGTGGTGAAAGCCATTTTTCAGCTGTTGACAATCTGCCTATTGCCTCATGTATCACTATGGATGCACCAAGTTCAAATTCTACTGAAAAGGACAAGCTTCCGGAAGTTGTTGGAACATACCCATTCTCTGAGTCAGATTTTCTGGAATCACTGGGTAAATCTGCTGCTGCACCCTTAATAAGCCCATCATCTCAAATCCCTTCGATAGGTTCATCTCTCTTCGCACCCTATTATTGTTGGTGTCCCCCACGGGCATCTTCTTTGCAATACACAGTAGCCCCTTCACAGCTGCCTATCATACCCGCTGAATCTTTATCTTTACCTCCACTTTCTTCTTTGTTACCAGCCAGTAGGTCGTCCAATTTGTTGAGGCCAACTCCATCTCTCAATGTCTCAGGCGTTCCCTCAGTAGACTTCCCAGCTTTCTTGCCTGACCCATTGGTTCGATTACCTTTCTCTATGGCAAGTTCTCAACAGATTGCAACTTTCACTCCTTTAATGTGTGATCCTATCGTCCACATTCCTGTTATAGATGTGTGCTCCTCAGGTCAAGGGTACCTGGTTAGTGCGGGTCCCACCATATCAACCACCATTCCTCCCTTGCACCCAAAACTTGTGAACCCATTGATCCCAGAAACTGAGTCTGCAGTAGAAAAAGGTGCAAGAGAGACTTTGCGGCTGCTCATCAATAGTTCAAGCCAGAATAATCCACAGTTGATGGATGTATTGCCGGCTGTTCTGACAAATGCTGATGAGAAACACAGTCTACTGGTTGTGGGAAGCCGCGGTCTCTACAATGGAACTAGAGATGTTGATGCTATTGCAAACAGCATTGTAGGCATGAGCTTGGTTTCACTATCTGGGAGATCTATTGGATCTAGTGTCATGAGGAGTGGAGATTTGGGTTCTCAGGCGGAGCATGCTGTTGGGTCCTTTGAATCTTGTTTGGATGACCAGGAAGGTCCCTATTTTCCAGAGTTGAGGGAAGAAAAAGAGTGA